GGTCGGATAAATCCGACCCCTTGTACGATAAGAATATCTAAATTATCAACTAAATATGTTAGTATGATACTGGAAGAGTTTGTAGTTGATTAGGTCATCCGACCCCTGGAGCAATCATCTTTTAATGATTAGCTCGTTGAGTAGATGGACCGCCCTCCTACAATCTTGAACAGTATCAGAAGCGAAAGATCAAAGTCTTTCAGCTTGGGTTCCCACAAGGTTAAGTTATAGAAGGGCGACCCAACACAAACTCTCCTAAAAACCATTAGGAGGTTTCATCATGTATTATATCGGAATTGACGTCTCAAAGAAAGACTTATCAGTATTTAACGGTAAAAAAGACCTAAAATTTATCAATCAAGAAGGCTTAAGACCTTTTAAAAAATACCTGAAAGGAAAATACAAAAACTTTTCAGATCTAGTAATCATCTTTGAGCCAACCGGCATATACTCTTTTAAACTAAAGGAATTCTGTGCTGAAAACAGTATCAAGGCCTATATCGTAAATCCCAAGAGGAGCCATAGCTTTGCCCGAAGTTTAGGTATACGCCCTAAGGACGATAAGATTGATGCTCGAATTCTCTATCAATTTCATAGGCTAATTGATTCAAAGGACATCAAGGTACCCAAGATAGACCAACAGACCAAGGTCTTATCCAGTTATCTTACTAGTTATGAGTTTACCGTAAAACAGAGAGTAGCTATTTCTAATCACCTGGAAAGTCTAAGAGATGAGAAGCTGGTCAGTCTTTTAAAGAAAGAGTTAAAACGGGCACAAAAGTTAGAAGATAAAATCTTTCATGATATTTTAGAATACATTAGGCAAAACCAAAACTTAAGAGAAGATTATGAAAGGTTGCTTACTATCTCTGGTGTAGGGGAAAAGATGGCTATTGCCCTACTTACTCTATTTAAAACTTATCAAGGTACTAACCGGGCCCAAATCACCGCTTTGGTAGGACTTGATTCTACCAAAAGAGAATCTGGAAGCTCGGTGAGGGGTAGGGCAAAGATCAGTAAAAACGGTAAGGCAATATACCGTAAAGTATCCTATTTGCCTGCCATTTGTGCCACCGTACATAATCAAAAAATAAAAATATTTTATCAAAGATTATTAGCTCATCATAAACCTAAAAAGTTAGCGATAATTGCTTCTATGAGAAAGATACTCTTAATAGCACATGCTATGTATAGAGATAAGACAGAATATATGGCTGTCTAGATTCTTTAAAATATTTACAATAAAATACAGTGTCTAAGGGAGAGTTTGCGGGTTGACTTTTAACACAGTATCTACCCCAGATTCATGGAAATAACATAAAAACAATAAACTACCAACTGAAAAGAGGAATGTTTTCGCATTATTAGTATTCATATTTTTCCCCGCAATTATTCCTCAAACCTCTATGCGCTATAAGCTATAGGTTAATTTTCTATTAACCATTATTCACCCTTTTCAATGATAATTTTTGCACCTGATCTGACTTTTTTAAAGACTTTGGCTTCTCCGATTATCTTTCCGAATACATTGACCGGGCTGGCCGGTCTAATTTCATCACCCTGGCTTGCCGGAGTGAGTCCAAAAAAGATACAAAAAGCATTACCAGGCGGCCAATAACCTAAATCACCTTCGGAAACTACTGCCTTCGCGTTCTCCAATCCAAGATCAACCGGTATGGAAAAATAAATCTCATCACCCCAGGTATTTACCCTGCCTTCAATAGGGAGTGCATCCCAAATATCTTGCGCAGTTTTGCTATCATTTAAACTGGCATCCACTTTAAGATCTTCGGTTGTAATAGTCATCTTTTTAACACTCATGTTAATCATTCCTTTTTTATTTATTTCTTTTCACTTAATGTTTTCACCCTTTTGGCGATATGCTCGGCAGTAAGCCCAAAAGTCTTAAGCAGCTCCCAGGGGGCACCGGATAAACCAAATTGATCCTCCACGCCCATCATTTCCAATAATAAGGGAGTCTTATACTTTTTACCAGCGGCTATCACACCGGCAATAATGTTTCCAAACCCACCCTTTTGGTGTTCTTCCACCGTCATTACCAGCCCGATTTCTTCCGCTGCTTGAATAATACTCTCTTTATCCAGGGGTTTGACCGTGTGAATATTTAATATCCTGGTTTCAAGGTTATATTCTTTCTTTAGGATATAGGCTGCCCGCATAGCCTCTGCCACCATGGGTCCACAGGTGATAATGCAAACATCTTCTTTTTCAGATGGGTAATGAGATGCTAATTTGGTCTCAAAGGCATCAACAAAGTCTTCCTTTTCCTCTCTGAAACGGATAACATTGGCTTTGCCGAAGGTATAAGGTGTATCCTCTTTGGTAACAATGGGGGTAGCTTCTCGGGCATATCTGATCACTGCCGGACCTTGAATTTTGGCTACAGCCAGGGTTCCTTTTTCGGTCTCCAGAGCATCACTCGGTACAATGAGGTGCATATTGGGCAGATAATACATATTGCTAATTTCCTCTAAAGCTTGATGCGTTGCCCCGTCAGGACCTACCGATAATCCGGCATGGGCGTTGGCAATTTTTACGTTAAAATTATTATAGCAAACGGTCGTCCTGATCTGGTCCCAATTTCTGCCGGTTACAAAGACCCCGTATGAACCGATAAAAGCAGTTTTACCTTCTTTGGCAAATCCGGAGGCAACCGAGGTCATGTTTGGTTCGGCAATACCTATCTGGAAAAACCGTTCTTTTCTTTCCGGATGTTTTTCATAAAATTGATTCATGCAGATTGAATTGGTAATATCGGCACCGAAAGCTACCACCGATTTTACTTCACCTAATTTTTCAATGGCATTTCCAAATCCTTTTCGAGTTGGTACCATCTTTACTTTCATGGTTACCGCTTTATTCCACCAGTAATCTCGCTTAAATTTGGGCATCGCTTGATCAATCTTTTGGTTGACTTCCTCCTGATAGACACAGGCTTTTTGATATAGTGCATCTGCTTTCTTCTCATCAAAATTTTTGGCTTTAATATCCTCTAAGGCTTTTTCCAAAGATTCTGCCCCTTTTCGTCCATCCTTAGGACATACACCATGATAACCGACCACATTCTCAGCATAGGATACTTCTTTTCCTTTAACCGTATGGGCAATAATCACAGTTGGTTTACCTTTTAGGGTTTTAGCCTTCTTAAAGGATTTAAGAATCTCGGTCATATTATGGCCGTCAATCTCCAGGGTATGCCAACCAAAGGCTTGCCATTTTTCAACTACTGATTCCAATCGCATAACCTCTTCGGTGGGTCCATCAATCTGCAGATTATTTCTATCAACAATGGCTATCAAGTTGTCCAATTTATAGTGGGCAGCAGCCATCGCACTTTCCCATACGGAACCCTCATCCAATTCACCATCTCCTAAAATACAAAAAGTATGGTAGTCTTTTTTTTCTAATCTAGCGTTCAAAGAACATCCGACAGCAACTCCCAGACCCAGTCCCAATGAACCACTGGAAAGTTCCAATCCTGGTAATTTAAAACGATTGGGGTGTCCTTCAAAACCGGACCATAATTTTCTTAATTTCACCATTTCATCAATGGGGAAATAACCTGCCTCTCCCAGGGCAGCATAGAGAGCCGGTGCCTTATGTCCTGCTGACCAAAAAACTCTATCCCTGTCTTTCCATTCAGGATTCACCGGGTCATGTTTGATCTCCCTTAAGTAAAGGGCAGCAGCTATATCCATAATAGATAAGGTTCCTCCGGGATGACCGGAGCCGGCAGCGGTAATAGCTGTCATACTATAAGCTCTCATCACTCTTGCTTTTTCCACTAATTCTTCAATGGTATAATCTTTTTTTATTTTCCCTGTCCTGGAATCAATAATTGGCATTAAACACCCTCCTTAATTTCTAATTCCCTTTTTTAATTTAAAATCATATAAAATAAATATTAACGGGTATATATAAATCTTATATTTAATTATGCTATTGTTTTAAAGAAATACCGTTTATTTTTTCATAGAACAAAGCCAAACCAGCATGGTCTATTTCGGTATTGCCCTCCGCGATAATCACCTGCATCATCTCCATGACCTGAGCGGTTAAGGGCATAGCAGTATGTAAACTTCGACTGGTTTCAAAAACATTGGTAAGATCTTTTAAAT
The window above is part of the Candidatus Atribacteria bacterium genome. Proteins encoded here:
- a CDS encoding IS110 family transposase → MYYIGIDVSKKDLSVFNGKKDLKFINQEGLRPFKKYLKGKYKNFSDLVIIFEPTGIYSFKLKEFCAENSIKAYIVNPKRSHSFARSLGIRPKDDKIDARILYQFHRLIDSKDIKVPKIDQQTKVLSSYLTSYEFTVKQRVAISNHLESLRDEKLVSLLKKELKRAQKLEDKIFHDILEYIRQNQNLREDYERLLTISGVGEKMAIALLTLFKTYQGTNRAQITALVGLDSTKRESGSSVRGRAKISKNGKAIYRKVSYLPAICATVHNQKIKIFYQRLLAHHKPKKLAIIASMRKILLIAHAMYRDKTEYMAV
- a CDS encoding transketolase is translated as MPIIDSRTGKIKKDYTIEELVEKARVMRAYSMTAITAAGSGHPGGTLSIMDIAAALYLREIKHDPVNPEWKDRDRVFWSAGHKAPALYAALGEAGYFPIDEMVKLRKLWSGFEGHPNRFKLPGLELSSGSLGLGLGVAVGCSLNARLEKKDYHTFCILGDGELDEGSVWESAMAAAHYKLDNLIAIVDRNNLQIDGPTEEVMRLESVVEKWQAFGWHTLEIDGHNMTEILKSFKKAKTLKGKPTVIIAHTVKGKEVSYAENVVGYHGVCPKDGRKGAESLEKALEDIKAKNFDEKKADALYQKACVYQEEVNQKIDQAMPKFKRDYWWNKAVTMKVKMVPTRKGFGNAIEKLGEVKSVVAFGADITNSICMNQFYEKHPERKERFFQIGIAEPNMTSVASGFAKEGKTAFIGSYGVFVTGRNWDQIRTTVCYNNFNVKIANAHAGLSVGPDGATHQALEEISNMYYLPNMHLIVPSDALETEKGTLAVAKIQGPAVIRYAREATPIVTKEDTPYTFGKANVIRFREEKEDFVDAFETKLASHYPSEKEDVCIITCGPMVAEAMRAAYILKKEYNLETRILNIHTVKPLDKESIIQAAEEIGLVMTVEEHQKGGFGNIIAGVIAAGKKYKTPLLLEMMGVEDQFGLSGAPWELLKTFGLTAEHIAKRVKTLSEKK